The segment TGCACTGCTGGAGATGGGGGGTTTGCAATGATCATGGGCGATTTCATGACCGCAGTAAAATATGAGCTGCCAATAAAGGTTTTTATATTCAATAACGGTGAACTGGGAATGATAAGGATGGAACAGTTAATGGAGGATTATCCCAATTACGAAACCAAGTTACATGAATTTGATTTTGCAAAATATGGTCAAAATTGCGGAGGTGAAGGAATAAGAGTAGATACTTCAGATGAACTACCTGGTGCTGTGGACAGGGCATTAAAAGCAAAAGGGCCAATTATTGTGGATATAAATACAGATCATCGAAGATTTATACAGTAAAACATTTAGAAATACTAAATCAAAGGATTACTCTCCTAAATATACTATTATTTATACTACTTTGTAATGAAATTAGATCATGGCAGATAAAAGAGAAAAAATTAAAGACTCTCCAGAAAATAGAAAGAAATGCGCATGTCCCTACTGCCCGAGTTACCCACATAATTGCAGTGGAGATATTCTCTACTGTGCAACGGGTAAAAGCAACTGCGATATCCATCCAGAAGGATGCATCTGTAACACATGCCCTATTTATTATGAATATGGATTAAATGGATTCTATTTCTGCGATAAAGATCAATTAGGCAGATATAAAATCTCTATGCGTAAAAAAAAGTCTGAAGAAGACGATTCATCCTATAAAAATATAGTAAACATAAAGGAAATAGCTGCAACAGGTAGAAGCATCGTATCTTCAATGGGTTCTCTTAAAAAGCTGCCATTCTCCTTAAATGATCTTCATTTTATTCCGGCCCAGGTTGATAAGATTCCTTTAAATATGGATGAAGAAGTAAAAGCTGAAATAATACTGGGAATAAAAGCTAAAAGGCCGTTAAAGTTATCTTCACCAATTATGATCTCTGGAATGAGCTTTGGAGCAGTTTCTAAAAACGTAAAGCTTATTATTGCCAGGGCGGCTGCTGATCTTAATATCGCCTTTAATTCTGGTGAAGGGGGTATACTTCCAGAAGAAGTTGAAATAGCTAGAAAACAGATGATTATTCAGTATTCCACAGGAAGATTTGGTATTACTGAAGAAATACTTAAATCAGCCCCTGCAGTGGAGATACGGTTTGGTCAGGGAGCATACCCTGGTAAAGGAAGTTATTTACCTGCAGATAAAATAACCGCCGAAATTGCCCGGATGAGAGGCTTAAAAGAGGGTGAATCTGCATATTCTCCATCCAATCACTTTGATATGAAAGATCCACAGGAAATCAAAGAGAAGGTAGATGAACTTCAAAAAATTACAGGAGGAGCGCCTGTAGGTGCTAAAATTGGCTGTGGCAATGTAGAAAATGATATTAATATTTTAGTTGATTCAAAAGTAGATTTTATAGCCCTTGATGGTTTTGGAGGAGGTACAGGGGCAACAGATCTTTATGTGAAGGAGAATGTGGGCATCCCCATCACTGCAGCACTACCCAGGGCTTTTAAGTTATTAAATGAATTGGAAGTTAAAGACAGAATTTCTCTAATTGCAAGTGGAAAACTCCTTGATTCTGCAGATTTTGCTAAATGTCTTGCATTAGGTGCAGATGCAGTTTACATAGGAACTGCAGCCCTTATAGCTATTGGATGTGAACAATACAGAATTTGTTACACTGGAAAATGCCCTACTGGAATTGCAACACAGAATCCACACCTGATGGAGCAGTTAGATATTGGTGCAGGAGCCAAAAGACTTAAAAATTTTGTTAAAGTTTCAACACAGGAAATAACTAATTTAACCCGTATTGTTGGGAAAAATGATGTTAATATGTTAAATAAGGACGATTTAGTTTCATTGGATAAGGATTTATCAAAGATTATAGGGGTTAAATGGGTTAACGGCGAATATATTAATTGAAGGAGAATTATTTATGAAAGTTCAATGTATAACAGAAGAATCATTATTCAGACCTGAAGCAGTAAGGTGGCGGGATAGAATGAACCTCCTTGAACCTATGGGTGATGCACTGGTTATTTTACCGTGCAGCATGAGAAAACCCTATTCTTCCTCAAGATCCCATATGATTTTCCAGA is part of the Methanobacterium sp. genome and harbors:
- a CDS encoding glutamate synthase-related protein; translation: MADKREKIKDSPENRKKCACPYCPSYPHNCSGDILYCATGKSNCDIHPEGCICNTCPIYYEYGLNGFYFCDKDQLGRYKISMRKKKSEEDDSSYKNIVNIKEIAATGRSIVSSMGSLKKLPFSLNDLHFIPAQVDKIPLNMDEEVKAEIILGIKAKRPLKLSSPIMISGMSFGAVSKNVKLIIARAAADLNIAFNSGEGGILPEEVEIARKQMIIQYSTGRFGITEEILKSAPAVEIRFGQGAYPGKGSYLPADKITAEIARMRGLKEGESAYSPSNHFDMKDPQEIKEKVDELQKITGGAPVGAKIGCGNVENDINILVDSKVDFIALDGFGGGTGATDLYVKENVGIPITAALPRAFKLLNELEVKDRISLIASGKLLDSADFAKCLALGADAVYIGTAALIAIGCEQYRICYTGKCPTGIATQNPHLMEQLDIGAGAKRLKNFVKVSTQEITNLTRIVGKNDVNMLNKDDLVSLDKDLSKIIGVKWVNGEYIN